The Spiroplasma litorale nucleotide sequence ACAATATATTTTGAAGTAGTTCCTCTTACAATCGAATCATCAATTAAAATAACTTTTTTATTATTTATAACATCTTTTATTACAGAAAGTTTTGTTCTTACTCCAATTTCTCTCAATTCAGTTGTTGGTTGAATAAAAGTTCTACCAGAGTATTTATTTTTTATTAAACCAATATTAAATGGTATATTAGAAAAGTTTGAATAACCTAATGCTGCTGAAGTTGAAGAATCTGGAACACCAATTACAACATCACCTAAATATTTTTCTTCTTGTGATGCTAACAACTCTCCTGATTTAAGTCTAAAATTATGAACATTTATATTGTTAATAGTACTGCTTGGATGTGAAAAATATATATATTCCATTGAACAGACATTATTGAAATTTTTTTTAGAAAAATAAAAACTTTCTAATCCCTTATCACTTATTTTTACAATTTCTCCTGGATTAATATCTCTAATAAATTGTGCTCCAGTAACATCGAATGCATAAGTTTCAGAAGAAATAACATAACCATCTGCTAGTTTTGCAATTGATAGAGGTCTTAAACCATTTCTATCTCTAATTGCATACATTTCATTTTCAAAAATTAATATGAAGGCAAAAGCACCATTAATTATATTTAGTGCACTCTTAATTTTTTCTATTGTTGAAGTTTCTTTACTTTTTGTTATAAGATGAGCTAATATTTCTGAATCACTTGTAGCTTGGAAGATACTTCCTTCATCTTCAAGTTTATTTTTAATAATATGTGCATTTGTTAAATTTCCATTATGAACAAGTCCAAACTTATTATTTTTTAAATTGAAATAAAATGGTTGAACATTACAATCAATTGATCCTCCGGTTGTTGAATAAAGTACATGACCAATTGAGTTTTTTGCATTCCAACTTTCAAAATCTTTTAATCTAAAATTTTCTGTTACAAGTCCCATGCCTTTTTTTAAAATAAACTTTTTATCTTTGTCATAGCCTAATATTCCACAACCTTCTTGTCCTCTGTGTTGTAGAGCGTGTAACCCATAATAATTTACTAAAGGAGCTTTATCAATGTTAAAGCAACCAAACACACCACACTTCTCTTTTAAAACTTCGCTCATATTATAATTTAATTCCTTCTAACTTATTTAGGATTATTGAATAAATTGAAGTCACATCATCTAAATCTTCTCTAAAACAATCTTTATCAAGTTTACGATTATTTTCATCTCAAAATCTACAAGTATCAGGGCTAATTTCATCACCTAAACATATATTATTTTCAGAATCTAACCCTAGTTCTATTTTAAAATCTACAACTTTAATATTAATTTTTTTAAATAAGTCAATTAATAAATTATTTATTTTAAGTGTAATGTCTTTTATTTTTTGTAATTCTTCTAATGTAGTTAAACCAAGAACAACACAATGATCATCATTAATTAATGGATCTCCAAAGTCATCATTTTTATAGCACAATTCAAAAATTGGTTTATCAAATGTTGTTGCTTCTTTAATTCCTAATCTTTTTGTAATACTTCCTGCTGCTATATTTCTAATAATAATTTCAATATTAAACATTTTTAATTTTTTTACCAAAACATTTTGATCGTCTATAACTTTCAATAAATGTGTATTTATATTATTTTTTTCTAAATACTTGAATATAATGTTTGATATTTTTGCGGTTAATACACCTTTTGACTCTATTGTCGCTTTTTTCAATTTATTAAATGCTGTAATTTCATTTTTAAAAAAAATATTTAATTCATTTTCGTTATCAGTTGCATAACATATTTTAGATTTGCCTTCATATAATTTTGTCATTTTTTTACTCCTCCAAGTTTAAAAAGTATCTTATTGCACTTTTAAATATATTTTGTTCTTTATTTCCATAAATGTTTTTACAAATATCTTGTCCAAATCTTTCGCTGTGTCCCATTTTACCAAGAATCAAGCCACACTTTGAAACAATTCCTTCTATATTATAGTATGAACCATTTGGATTATTATCTTCATTTAAATATTCAAATACAATTTGGTTATTTTTTTTAAGTTCCTTATACATTGATTCATTTATAACAAATCGACCTTCACCATGTGATATAGGTATTACATTTATTTCATTTATTTTTAAATCTTGTGTTCATGGTGAAGAATTATTTACCGTTCTACAAGAAACATATTTTGAAACATGTCGATTAACATTATTTTTTATTAAAGAAGGATCATTTTCTTTTAAACCACATGGTTCCCCATAAATTAATAATCCTGATTTTAATAATGCTTGAAATCCATTACAAATTCCTAATATCAATTTTTTTTGTTTTAAATGTTCAATTAAAGCTTCTTTGACAATTTTACTTTTTAAAACATTTGATATGTACTTTCCACTTCCATCAGGTTCATCACCAAGACTAAAACCTCCTGGAATTACAATAATGTGTTGATCTTTTATTTTATTTGCAAGATTTTTTAAAGATAAGTTGAGTTGTTCAACATTCATATTATTAAATACGAAATCTTCATAAGATACACTTTCATTTTTGAAAGACCTTTTAATGTCATATTCACAATTAGTTCCAGGAAAAATTATAGACATAATATTTATTTTACTTATTTTATTAGGATAATAAACTTTTTTATTTTCTTTATAGCTTAAATCATTTAATGGTAAAGGATAATTTTGATTATTACTTAAATAGACTTTTTTAATTGGATTTAAATAACAATTCAACGCCTTTACTTTATCAATATTAAATCCATTAATAGAATAATTGTTTGAAACAACACCTAAATAAATTAAGTTTTCGTCATTTATTTTTTCATTAGTTTCTACTATTATTGATCCATACATATAATCAAATATATTTAAATTTGTATTTATATCAAACCCTAAATCATTTCCAAAACTCATTTTTGCTAATGCTTCTGCAATACCACCTGATTGAATTGCAAATGATGATAATATTTTATTTTCTAAAATATTTTTTTCCATTGATTTATATATATTTTTTAATTGGTTAAAGTTTGGATAGTTATTAATTGCATTATGTTTAAATAAATATATATGATTATTTTTTTCTTTAAAGTCAGTAGAAATAATTTTATCTGATTGTCCAATTGATAATGCAAAACTTACTAAAGTTGGTGGTACGCTAATATTTTCATAAGTTCCACTCATACTATCTTTACCACCGATTGCTGGAATATTAAATTCTTTTTGTACAATAAGCGCTCCTAATAAAGCTACAAAAGGCTTAGCTCATTTTTCTTTATCTTTATTTAATTTTTCAAAGTACTCTTGTAAAGTTAGTTTTAATTTTTTAAAGTTTCCACCTGATGCAATAACTTTTGTTATGCTTTCTATTATTGCATACATTGAACCTAATAATATATTATTTTCAAATATAAATGGATTATAACCATAACTCATTATTGTACATATATTTTTATTATCAGATAGAGGGATTTTTTGACAACTAACTTGTACTTCTGATAATTGCTTTGTACCTCCATATGGGGCCAGAACTGTTGTACCTCCAATTGAAAAATCAAATTGTTCAATCATCGGTTTTTGTGACATAACGTTTAAACAAGATATATTAACTAAAAAATCGTTTTCTAAATTATTTGTAAAAGTCATGTCTTCTCTTTGGAAATCTTTAAATAAATTATTTGTAATTAAAACATCATTTTTATTTTTTATACCACCAGTATTTATAAAATCTCTTGGTAAATTAACAATTGTTTTATTTTTATATTCAACAACAAAACTATTTTCTGATGTTACTTCTCCTAATTTTACTGCAACTAAATTTTCTTTATTTGCTTCTTCAATAAAAGTATTTAAATTACTTTTATCAATCACAACTACCATTCTTTCTTGAGATTCTGATATTAAAATTTCTTTTCCTGATAATCCTAAATATTTTAAATGTACATTATTTAAATTAAGTTTTACACCATCAGCTAGTTCACCGGCTCCAACTCCAATACCACCAGCACCTAAGTCATTTGCTTTTTTTATAATTTTTGAAACCTTTGGATTTGAAAAAAGTCTTTGTAGTTTTCTTTCTTCAACAGGATTTCCTTTTTGTACTTCACTATATGAATTTTTGATTGAATTTTGGTTTTGGTTTTTTGATGAACCAGTTGCTCCACCAATTCCATCTTTACCAGTTGCTCCACCAACCAGTACAATTAAATCGCCTGGTTTTGGTTCTTCTCTTATTAAATTATTTATTTTTGTAACACCAACAACAGCACCAATCTCAAGTCTTTTAGCAACATAGTTTTTGTGATAAAACTCTTTAACTAAAGTTGTGGGTATACCAATTTGATTTCCATAACTTGAAAAACCATCTGCTGCGAGTTTTGAAATTTTTGATTGAGGAAGTTTGTTGCTCATTGAGTTTTGAATATCCTCTAATATATTTCCTGCACCCGTAACTCTAATTCCTTGATAAACGTACGCTCTACCTGAAAGTGGATCTCTTATTGCCCCTCCCAGACAAGTAGCGGCACCTCCAAATGGTTCAATTTCTGTAGGGTGATTGTGCGTTTCGTTTTTAAATTGCACAATACATTTTTTATTATCATCAAGATCAACATAAATAGATGAAGCATTTATTTCATCTGATACTTCAATGTCAATTGCATTATTTGTTTTTAACATGTATTTAATATAACTGGTTGCTATGTTCATTAGTGTTATATCTTTTTTTGAAGTTATACTCTTATAATAATTTAAAGCTTCTTCAATTTTATCTTTGTAAAATGGATTTATGTTTTTATCAAAAGATATATTTTCTAAAACTGTTTCAAATGTTTTATGTCTACAATGATCACTTCAATATGTATCAATTAAATATATTTCAGAGTCAGTTGCATTTCTTTTTAGTTCATTATTAAAATAATTAACAGTGAAACTAAAATCTTCAAAACTCATAGCTAAATTTAATTCATAATATATTTTTTCTAATTCATTTTTATTAATGTTGTTAAAATTATATTCTATTAATTCTTGTGTAGTGAATTTTTCTTCAAATTCATTTTTATTCATATCAAATTCATAACATTCGATTGGATTTATAATATAATTTTTAATTTCTTTTAATTGGCTTTCGCTAATTTCACTATTGAAAATATATAATTTAAAAGTTTTTATTTTTGTTTTATTTAAATATAGAAGGTTACAACATTCACTTGCGCTTTCTTCTCTAGGGTTAAATTGACTATCAAACATTTTTACTGCAAAATATTTTTTTGAGTTTAATTCTAAATCAAAACTTATATCATCAATATTTGGTTCTGCTAAAATGTAATTTGAAATTTCAGCTACTTTTGTTTTATCCTCTTCATGAACATCATAAACATTAAATACTTTTATATTTAAATTTTTTATATTAAAGTTTTTTGCTAATTCTTCTGATAACTTTTTTGATTCAATATCAAACTCATCTTTTTTATTTATATATACTCTATTAATCATTTAATCCCCCTAAAATTTTTTTTACTTGGTTATATTTATCTAATAAATCTTTTTGGTTTTTTGCAATAATGTTTATATGACCCATTTTTCTATTTTTTATAATACCTTTTTTATGATAGTCATATTTTTTTACTCAATTGCAATCAAAATTTGTTTTAATATTTTCTCCCAAAAGATTTATCATAATAGTTTTATATTTTAATTTTGGTTTAATTATTTTTTTATTTGTAATTGCTAGTATGTGATTTTTAAATTGACTGACATTACATCCATCAAGAGTATAATGACCTGTATTATGAACCCTTGGTGCCATTTCGTTAAAATAAAATTTATTATCTTTCACAAAAAATTCAAATGCAACTGTGCCAACTAAATTTAAATCTACTAAAACTTTTTTTATTATTTTTATCGTTTTTTTATCAACAGTTACTTTTTTATTTGTTACTTTAGACGTTATAAGAATTCCATTTTCATGTTTGTTAATAGCGTTGGGAAAAAAATATATTTGGTTTGAATTACTTCTTGTTACAACTAAACTTGTTTCATAATCAAATTCACAAAACTCTTCAAGAATATATTTATTAGAAATAAAGTTTACAGATTCTATTTCGTTGTAATTATTTATTTTATACTGACCTTTACCATCATAACCCCCAGAGAGTGTTTTTAGAATAAATGGATATGTAATATCATTTTTATTTAATAAAGTTTCAATATCTTTTTTATTTTCAACTAAAAAAAATTTTGTTGTTAATAATCCATTTTCTTTAGCAAAGTTTTTTTCTTGGATTCTGTTTTTTGAAATCTCTAAAAAGTTTATAGACGGTTTTACTAAGTTAAAATATTTTTTTAATGCATCTGAGTCTATGTTTTCAAATTCGTATGTAATAACATCTGTATTAGTAACTAAATTATCAATTGCGATTTTATCATC carries:
- a CDS encoding ATP-grasp domain-containing protein, which codes for MKVGIIGGGQLAKMLVESDNSNEYFILEPNEINCCMDLNVNIINKNYDDKIAIDNLVTNTDVITYEFENIDSDALKKYFNLVKPSINFLEISKNRIQEKNFAKENGLLTTKFFLVENKKDIETLLNKNDITYPFILKTLSGGYDGKGQYKINNYNEIESVNFISNKYILEEFCEFDYETSLVVTRSNSNQIYFFPNAINKHENGILITSKVTNKKVTVDKKTIKIIKKVLVDLNLVGTVAFEFFVKDNKFYFNEMAPRVHNTGHYTLDGCNVSQFKNHILAITNKKIIKPKLKYKTIMINLLGENIKTNFDCNWVKKYDYHKKGIIKNRKMGHINIIAKNQKDLLDKYNQVKKILGGLND
- the purC gene encoding phosphoribosylaminoimidazolesuccinocarboxamide synthase codes for the protein MTKLYEGKSKICYATDNENELNIFFKNEITAFNKLKKATIESKGVLTAKISNIIFKYLEKNNINTHLLKVIDDQNVLVKKLKMFNIEIIIRNIAAGSITKRLGIKEATTFDKPIFELCYKNDDFGDPLINDDHCVVLGLTTLEELQKIKDITLKINNLLIDLFKKINIKVVDFKIELGLDSENNICLGDEISPDTCRFWDENNRKLDKDCFREDLDDVTSIYSIILNKLEGIKL
- a CDS encoding phosphoribosylformylglycinamidine synthase; the encoded protein is MINRVYINKKDEFDIESKKLSEELAKNFNIKNLNIKVFNVYDVHEEDKTKVAEISNYILAEPNIDDISFDLELNSKKYFAVKMFDSQFNPREESASECCNLLYLNKTKIKTFKLYIFNSEISESQLKEIKNYIINPIECYEFDMNKNEFEEKFTTQELIEYNFNNINKNELEKIYYELNLAMSFEDFSFTVNYFNNELKRNATDSEIYLIDTYWSDHCRHKTFETVLENISFDKNINPFYKDKIEEALNYYKSITSKKDITLMNIATSYIKYMLKTNNAIDIEVSDEINASSIYVDLDDNKKCIVQFKNETHNHPTEIEPFGGAATCLGGAIRDPLSGRAYVYQGIRVTGAGNILEDIQNSMSNKLPQSKISKLAADGFSSYGNQIGIPTTLVKEFYHKNYVAKRLEIGAVVGVTKINNLIREEPKPGDLIVLVGGATGKDGIGGATGSSKNQNQNSIKNSYSEVQKGNPVEERKLQRLFSNPKVSKIIKKANDLGAGGIGVGAGELADGVKLNLNNVHLKYLGLSGKEILISESQERMVVVIDKSNLNTFIEEANKENLVAVKLGEVTSENSFVVEYKNKTIVNLPRDFINTGGIKNKNDVLITNNLFKDFQREDMTFTNNLENDFLVNISCLNVMSQKPMIEQFDFSIGGTTVLAPYGGTKQLSEVQVSCQKIPLSDNKNICTIMSYGYNPFIFENNILLGSMYAIIESITKVIASGGNFKKLKLTLQEYFEKLNKDKEKWAKPFVALLGALIVQKEFNIPAIGGKDSMSGTYENISVPPTLVSFALSIGQSDKIISTDFKEKNNHIYLFKHNAINNYPNFNQLKNIYKSMEKNILENKILSSFAIQSGGIAEALAKMSFGNDLGFDINTNLNIFDYMYGSIIVETNEKINDENLIYLGVVSNNYSINGFNIDKVKALNCYLNPIKKVYLSNNQNYPLPLNDLSYKENKKVYYPNKISKINIMSIIFPGTNCEYDIKRSFKNESVSYEDFVFNNMNVEQLNLSLKNLANKIKDQHIIVIPGGFSLGDEPDGSGKYISNVLKSKIVKEALIEHLKQKKLILGICNGFQALLKSGLLIYGEPCGLKENDPSLIKNNVNRHVSKYVSCRTVNNSSPWTQDLKINEINVIPISHGEGRFVINESMYKELKKNNQIVFEYLNEDNNPNGSYYNIEGIVSKCGLILGKMGHSERFGQDICKNIYGNKEQNIFKSAIRYFLNLEE
- the purF gene encoding amidophosphoribosyltransferase, yielding MSEVLKEKCGVFGCFNIDKAPLVNYYGLHALQHRGQEGCGILGYDKDKKFILKKGMGLVTENFRLKDFESWNAKNSIGHVLYSTTGGSIDCNVQPFYFNLKNNKFGLVHNGNLTNAHIIKNKLEDEGSIFQATSDSEILAHLITKSKETSTIEKIKSALNIINGAFAFILIFENEMYAIRDRNGLRPLSIAKLADGYVISSETYAFDVTGAQFIRDINPGEIVKISDKGLESFYFSKKNFNNVCSMEYIYFSHPSSTINNINVHNFRLKSGELLASQEEKYLGDVVIGVPDSSTSAALGYSNFSNIPFNIGLIKNKYSGRTFIQPTTELREIGVRTKLSVIKDVINNKKVILIDDSIVRGTTSKYIVKLLKNNGAKEVHIRVASPPIKYPSYYGIDISTYKELLAANMSLEEMKNYIGCDSLSFLTLDNLKKLFEPGQGCFDIFTGEYPVDIYDLNKGE